One region of Halodesulfovibrio sp. MK-HDV genomic DNA includes:
- a CDS encoding 2-oxoacid:acceptor oxidoreductase family protein produces MNPVKKLCTQESGEAAVLQGNMAFAVGCVRTGIHAVDGYPGTPSTEVIDKGLSNVQDMISVGWSISEATAVSVGYGHSLAGQDCVVTMKIPGLFQAGDPFSSSAFFNEDRGALVYYLASDFTPSSTQHLVDPRPFIKSCFVPIFEPRNHQELHEASEIAADISRQFKTPIVILANGTLCHSEGLVHLSDVKTRDRVELTVPLKKFNTLPVVARGNYNTVVTERMPALTEMVENSPLNKWEKGAGKVGVITYGINEMMVKEVKESLGEDIDILSLGFTFPLPMNLIRKFYDSIDGDVYVIEDGYRFVQEEIERNGLAIQGKDAIETLTEWTPAQVAGRLGYSLESPASNEVAPLSRPPMICAGCPYRLFGETVRQMKKKGKLETCFGDIGCNTLLYFMDAVDTNVAMGTGESNRAGYVLANPEKASKCLSMLGDGTECHSGMDSTRNTIFRHIPGVKVVLDNNWTAMTGGQPGPTSPVNLAGQTNTFDLQSSLAAHGAKVVEVSGYDRKGIKKALTGALADAENDVFTTLVITGVCIRKMPKSSYGTQMTVDADICKRCGLCQICPGIQADKDGLPSFNNMCTGCVSQSAACAQMCPVNAITIAEPSEKSAADRVTLPEAPETITAPDAGSFTLPERVALAIRGVGGQGNLFFGRVLTQLAFLAGYGDTNIVKGETHGMAQMGGPVISTFSCGNVCSPVLLPGTADCLVSMEQSEILRQGFVDMLRPGGTVLLAKTHVLPYGVAEEAYPAHKQIMDTLANYNVVEIDVLEQAFALGDPSGRIANVVMIGALSTLAPFNEFPAELWLQALKNVSPKPAIWTANHAAFSAGRALF; encoded by the coding sequence ATGAACCCAGTTAAGAAACTTTGTACGCAAGAGTCAGGCGAAGCTGCCGTTCTGCAGGGTAACATGGCCTTTGCAGTCGGCTGTGTCCGCACCGGCATCCATGCAGTTGATGGATATCCGGGAACTCCAAGTACCGAAGTTATCGATAAAGGACTCAGCAACGTACAGGATATGATCTCTGTAGGCTGGTCCATTAGTGAAGCCACCGCTGTTTCCGTAGGTTACGGACACTCTCTCGCGGGGCAGGACTGTGTTGTCACCATGAAAATTCCCGGCCTCTTTCAGGCAGGTGACCCATTCAGCAGCTCTGCATTTTTCAACGAAGACCGCGGCGCGCTCGTTTACTACCTCGCGTCAGATTTCACACCAAGCTCCACACAGCACCTCGTTGATCCCCGCCCATTTATCAAAAGCTGTTTTGTCCCTATTTTTGAACCGCGCAACCATCAGGAGCTGCACGAAGCTTCTGAAATTGCAGCCGACATCAGTCGCCAGTTCAAAACCCCTATTGTAATCCTCGCCAACGGCACTCTCTGTCACAGTGAAGGCTTAGTACATCTTTCAGACGTCAAAACACGCGACCGTGTTGAACTCACCGTTCCTCTTAAAAAGTTCAACACACTCCCTGTTGTCGCACGCGGAAACTACAACACCGTTGTTACTGAGCGCATGCCTGCGCTTACAGAAATGGTAGAAAATTCCCCGCTCAACAAATGGGAAAAAGGCGCTGGTAAAGTTGGTGTTATCACCTACGGAATCAACGAAATGATGGTGAAGGAAGTTAAAGAGTCTCTCGGTGAAGACATAGACATCCTCTCCCTCGGTTTCACCTTCCCGCTCCCTATGAATCTCATTCGCAAATTTTACGATTCAATCGACGGCGACGTGTATGTCATCGAAGACGGCTACCGTTTTGTTCAGGAAGAAATTGAACGCAACGGTCTAGCCATTCAGGGCAAAGACGCAATCGAAACGTTGACAGAATGGACACCAGCTCAGGTTGCGGGCCGCCTTGGATACTCCCTTGAATCACCCGCTTCAAATGAGGTCGCCCCCCTGAGCCGTCCACCAATGATCTGTGCAGGCTGCCCTTACCGACTCTTTGGCGAAACCGTTCGTCAGATGAAAAAGAAAGGCAAACTGGAAACATGTTTTGGTGACATCGGCTGTAACACCCTTCTATACTTCATGGATGCTGTGGACACCAACGTGGCTATGGGCACAGGCGAATCAAACCGTGCTGGTTATGTTCTGGCTAATCCGGAAAAAGCATCCAAATGTCTTAGCATGCTTGGTGACGGCACAGAATGTCACAGCGGCATGGACAGCACCAGAAACACTATTTTCCGCCATATCCCTGGTGTAAAAGTTGTTCTGGATAACAACTGGACAGCCATGACAGGCGGTCAGCCTGGCCCGACATCTCCTGTAAACCTTGCAGGCCAGACTAATACATTTGATCTCCAGTCATCCCTTGCTGCACACGGCGCTAAAGTTGTGGAAGTAAGCGGCTACGATCGTAAAGGAATCAAAAAAGCGCTTACAGGCGCACTCGCTGATGCAGAAAACGATGTATTCACCACACTGGTAATTACCGGTGTCTGTATCCGCAAAATGCCTAAATCTTCTTACGGCACCCAGATGACTGTGGATGCAGACATCTGTAAACGCTGTGGACTCTGTCAGATCTGTCCGGGTATTCAGGCAGACAAAGACGGGCTTCCATCATTTAACAACATGTGTACCGGTTGTGTAAGCCAGTCCGCTGCATGTGCGCAGATGTGTCCTGTTAATGCGATTACCATTGCAGAACCTTCCGAAAAAAGTGCCGCTGATCGCGTAACACTTCCAGAAGCTCCTGAAACAATCACCGCACCGGATGCCGGTTCATTTACTCTGCCGGAAAGAGTCGCGTTAGCAATCCGCGGTGTCGGTGGTCAGGGCAACCTCTTCTTCGGTCGCGTTCTCACACAGCTGGCATTCCTTGCAGGCTACGGAGATACCAACATTGTTAAAGGTGAAACTCACGGCATGGCTCAAATGGGCGGCCCTGTTATTTCTACCTTCAGCTGCGGTAACGTCTGTTCACCAGTTCTCTTACCGGGTACTGCCGACTGTCTTGTCAGCATGGAACAAAGCGAAATACTGCGTCAGGGTTTTGTGGATATGCTCAGACCGGGCGGAACAGTGCTGTTAGCAAAAACACACGTGCTTCCATACGGTGTAGCAGAAGAAGCCTACCCTGCTCATAAGCAAATTATGGACACCCTTGCCAACTACAATGTTGTTGAAATTGATGTTCTGGAACAGGCATTCGCCCTTGGTGACCCAAGCGGACGAATCGCAAACGTTGTAATGATCGGCGCGCTCAGCACGCTCGCTCCGTTCAACGAGTTCCCTGCTGAACTATGGTTGCAGGCACTGAAAAATGTAAGCCCTAAACCTGCCATCTGGACAGCTAACCATGCTGCCTTCAGCGCAGGACGCGCATTGTTCTAA
- a CDS encoding acetate--CoA ligase family protein translates to MEVQTDVSIDFDAISDLFKAAQDEKRDYLFEYEVYNLLSRSGAETPPKSILIPQGAKVSDEALNSMPGEKVVIKIVSPTIIHKTEVGGVRVVEKNPDRIRSAVRRMLYEVPENYATMINLDPSHAAEEYKGLTGDALLTAIRRDLKGVLMVQFMPPDSGAFGNELIVGLRNTREFGMILSAGLGGTDTELYAKRFRKGQAIVAASCELIDGESFFAQFRKTISYQKLAGLTRGQRRVVTDEQLMECFSSFIEMGRKYSSSNPEAEFVIEEMEINPYAFTDYLMVPLDGMCRFSLPKARENSRPIAKIHNLLHPKKIGLIGASIKRKNFGRIILDNILAEGFAKEDVYILRDGVDEIEGVKCFPNLEALPEKLDMFVVAVAAAQVPDLVDEVIRLDAANSVMLIPGGMGETEESKERAENLMAAIDAVHGTKDGGPVFIGANCMGVVSHPGNYDTWFIPEEKLPKDRTVQHHRSALVSQSGAFMLHRSSQCPELNPSYMVSMGNQTDLTLGDMVKYFKDADNVDVIAIYAEGFNDLDGLEFCTAVRDAVLAGKEVVFYKAGRTPEGKSATSGHTASLAGDYMVCESCVRQAGAIVARTFTEFQDLFLLAENMASKKIQGNRLAAVSGAGFEAVGMADSIQSDDYQMQLAAFEEASHNQIAKVLESKKLASLVTINNPLDINPSADDETHTVIADILSKDSGVDAVVIGLDPLSPSMHTLADTPIPAFSMDAENGIIPLLTKMAQESEKPVVGVIDGGRLYDPMRDAFNKSGVPVFPVCDRAVAALSLYIEARLHADTIRLSS, encoded by the coding sequence ATGGAAGTACAAACAGACGTCTCCATAGATTTTGACGCCATAAGCGACCTGTTCAAAGCCGCACAGGACGAAAAGCGTGATTATCTTTTTGAATACGAAGTATACAACCTGCTCTCACGATCAGGTGCAGAAACACCGCCTAAATCTATCCTCATCCCTCAAGGAGCAAAGGTTTCTGACGAAGCACTGAACTCTATGCCGGGTGAAAAAGTTGTCATAAAAATTGTCTCTCCGACTATCATTCATAAGACTGAAGTCGGCGGAGTACGCGTCGTCGAAAAAAATCCTGATCGCATCCGTTCCGCGGTTCGCCGTATGCTCTACGAAGTACCGGAAAACTATGCGACCATGATCAACCTTGATCCGTCCCATGCGGCAGAGGAATACAAAGGGCTCACAGGAGACGCGCTCCTCACCGCCATTCGCCGCGACCTGAAAGGCGTGCTCATGGTGCAGTTTATGCCGCCGGATTCCGGCGCATTCGGCAACGAACTCATTGTGGGTCTGCGCAATACTCGTGAATTCGGTATGATTCTCAGCGCAGGACTCGGCGGAACAGACACAGAACTGTACGCAAAGCGTTTTAGAAAAGGACAGGCAATCGTAGCAGCGTCCTGTGAACTGATTGACGGTGAAAGCTTCTTTGCCCAATTCCGCAAAACCATCTCTTACCAAAAGCTTGCTGGCCTTACTCGCGGGCAGCGTAGAGTGGTTACGGATGAACAGCTCATGGAATGCTTCTCTTCCTTCATCGAAATGGGTCGCAAATATTCTTCCTCCAACCCCGAGGCAGAGTTTGTTATCGAAGAAATGGAAATCAACCCATACGCTTTCACAGACTACCTGATGGTTCCACTTGACGGCATGTGCCGTTTCTCCCTGCCGAAGGCTCGTGAAAACAGCCGCCCTATCGCTAAAATCCACAATTTATTGCATCCGAAAAAAATCGGACTCATTGGCGCATCTATCAAGCGCAAAAACTTTGGCCGCATCATCCTCGACAACATTCTGGCAGAAGGATTTGCGAAAGAAGATGTGTACATCCTGCGTGACGGCGTAGACGAAATTGAAGGCGTAAAATGCTTTCCAAATCTGGAAGCACTGCCTGAAAAACTCGACATGTTTGTCGTTGCTGTAGCTGCAGCACAAGTTCCTGACCTTGTAGATGAGGTTATTCGTCTTGATGCCGCTAACAGCGTCATGCTCATTCCGGGCGGCATGGGCGAAACTGAAGAAAGTAAGGAACGTGCTGAAAACCTGATGGCTGCCATTGATGCGGTGCACGGCACCAAAGACGGCGGCCCTGTATTTATCGGCGCAAACTGCATGGGTGTTGTTTCCCATCCCGGTAATTACGACACATGGTTTATTCCGGAAGAAAAGCTTCCTAAAGACCGCACTGTTCAGCATCACCGCTCTGCGCTTGTCAGCCAAAGTGGCGCATTTATGCTCCACCGTAGCAGCCAGTGCCCTGAACTGAATCCTTCCTACATGGTTTCCATGGGCAACCAGACAGACCTCACCCTTGGCGACATGGTGAAGTACTTCAAAGATGCCGACAACGTGGATGTCATTGCTATCTATGCTGAAGGATTTAACGATCTGGATGGATTGGAATTCTGCACGGCAGTGCGTGATGCAGTTCTGGCAGGAAAGGAAGTAGTCTTCTACAAAGCAGGCCGAACCCCTGAGGGCAAGAGCGCCACCAGCGGACACACGGCTTCCTTAGCTGGCGACTACATGGTTTGCGAATCTTGCGTTCGACAGGCCGGTGCAATTGTAGCCCGAACCTTTACAGAGTTTCAGGATTTATTCCTGCTGGCTGAAAACATGGCCAGCAAAAAAATTCAGGGCAACCGCCTCGCTGCTGTGAGTGGTGCCGGATTTGAAGCTGTAGGCATGGCCGACTCTATTCAGTCTGATGACTATCAAATGCAACTTGCAGCATTTGAAGAAGCATCACACAACCAGATCGCCAAAGTGCTCGAATCAAAAAAACTGGCCAGCCTTGTTACCATCAACAATCCGCTGGACATCAACCCATCCGCTGATGACGAAACCCATACCGTTATCGCAGACATCCTGTCCAAAGACAGTGGCGTAGATGCCGTTGTAATTGGGCTGGACCCACTTTCCCCTAGTATGCATACCCTCGCGGACACCCCGATCCCTGCTTTCTCCATGGATGCAGAAAACGGTATTATCCCTCTCCTCACCAAAATGGCGCAGGAAAGTGAAAAGCCGGTAGTCGGTGTAATCGACGGGGGGCGCTTGTATGACCCTATGCGCGACGCTTTCAATAAAAGCGGCGTACCTGTGTTCCCAGTATGCGACCGTGCAGTTGCGGCACTGTCCTTATACATCGAAGCGCGTCTGCACGCAGACACTATTCGATTGTCTTCTTAA